A region from the Lolium perenne isolate Kyuss_39 chromosome 4, Kyuss_2.0, whole genome shotgun sequence genome encodes:
- the LOC127294758 gene encoding lysine-specific demethylase JMJ27 isoform X1, which produces MPPKRGSGKRGRGRPRKTPAAAAAVIEVEDDEMAHEDMEETPQASAEENHKKKGEAEELPHPSAEDNDDQRVKDEILDASTDENNVEKGKEEMPRDSATRGGRRGRGRGRGRPPKTLAAAEENYKGLEDMPQASAEENGTQGTTEKSRPTRKRRRDPVADVSSLEPRTMRARKRRNAPMQKDETKKEKGTKKNDGTSNMCHQCQRNDSARTVRCQGCTDYTRRYCIKCIAHWYPHLTESDFVNSCPFCRNNCNCKTCLRADIIQKIDRWDVSAIDKIKCSLRIVHCLVPWLKDLHHEQMEEKSVEATIKGIDVCQLKIPQANYKESERIYCNNCSTSIVDFHRGCNKCTYDLCLSCSRELRHGPNHGAPAASGTVFTQPGIGGKEDLQQGSSHDNVLIQKPSEGQNDVLTDTAVPAEDCAPGLRELRVNIDGSIPCPPNAFGGCGDSVLELKSLLEENVISNLLDKANLVINSEGVLEVGGSKCSCFSDFGEMSTCTLRKLACRENSRDNYIYCPNARDVKNGDLDHFQEHWLKGQPVIVRDVLESTSKLSWEPMVMWRAVREKREQEEPERLSVTALECLSWSEVEVNTHLFFNGYSRGAVSPEGLPMLLKLKDWPQHVSFEKRLPRHGAEFRSALPFREYTDHESGPLNLAVKLPEKVIKPDLGPKTYIAYGVAHELGIGDSVTKLHCDMSDAVNILTHTDVLKLKSKRITAIEKKKMSLAIKEDNRNQASISKEKAEGILKEREKVDHGSSSEDKSESPDNTEGTSEPTGRKKRRRGPPRSCRASKKEKETSTDGGKRIRISLEKKEDGVTFVEDNQPEGGALWDIFRREDVSKLQEYLMKHSMEFRHYNYEPVKQVIHPIHDQCFYLTNDHKRKLKEEYGVEPWTFEQKLGDAVFIPAGCPHQVRNLKSCMKVALDFVSPENVQQCMRLTEEFRLLPKGHRVNEDKLEIKKIAFHAIKQAIDDITKKDGNEEEVPEMVKSAKQKTKAKGKGKRGTVKECSCIDEVLDQPSPSEPAETEEGKKLSAQAMPGADMEERQEQTAPYRSVVEDEAVETKEHLQKSGQAISEDEVAPAEMEVKSTQQGLSEVKGSAEVKHVANSCVGPRVYPKGPCSSITSQILVYQRRQKGLSLDTSQILPKKKGLSSDTSQNLPKKKGLSSSPSRIRVYERRRKGHSSGQVKS; this is translated from the exons ATGCCGCCCAAGCGGGGAAGCGGGAAGCGCGGCCGGGGGAGGCCGCGCAAGactccagccgccgccgccgccgtcataGAG GTTGAAGACGACGAGATGGCGCACGAGGACATGGAAGAGACGCCACAAGCTTCTGCGGAG GAGAACCACAAGAAGAAGGGTGAAGCGGAGGAGTTGCCACATCCTTCTGCCGAG GATAACGATGACCAGAGAGTCAAGGATGAGATACTGGACGCGTCTACAGAT GAGAACAATGTGGAAAAGGGAAAGGAAGAGATGCCACGAGATTCTGCCACG AGGGGAGGTAGGCGTGGCCGTGGACGTGGACGCGGGAGGCCGCCCAAGACTCTGGCTGCTGCCGAG GAGAACTACAAGGGCTTGGAAGATATGCCACAGGCTTCTGCTGAG GAGAACGGCACACAAGGGACAACTGAAAAGTCAAGACCCACAAGAAAGCGTAGGAGGGATCCTGTTGCTGACGTCTCTTCTCTTGAGCCTCGGACCATGCGAGCTAGGAAGAGGCGGAATGCTCCGATGCAAAAAGATGAAACTAAGAAGGAAAAG GGTACAAAAAAGAACGATGGAACTTCAAACATGTGCCATCAATGTCAACGAAACGATAGTGCCAGAACTGTCCGGTGTCAAGGCTGCACAGATTATACGAGGAGATACTGCATTAAATGCATAGCTCATTG GTATCCACATTTAACAGAAAGTGATTTTGTGAATAGTTGTCCATTTTGTCGCAATAACTGCAACTGCAAGACTTGTCTCCGGGCAGATATAATACAGAAG ATTGACAGATGGGATGTATCAGCCATAGATAAAATTAAATGCTCACTTCGGATTGTGCACTGTTTGGTTCCATGGTTGAAAGACTTGCACCATGAGCAGATGGAAGAGAAAAGTGTTGAAGCAACGATTAAAG GCATCGATGTATGCCAATTGAAGATTCCTCAAGCTAACTATAAAGAAAGTGAGCGAATATACTG TAACAACTGCAGCACGTCAATAGTTGATTTTCACAGAGGCTGCAATAAATGTACCTATGATCTCTGCCTCAGCTGCTCCCGAGAGCTTCGTCATGGACCTAATCATGGTGCTCCTGCTGCAAGTGGCACGGTCTTTACACAGCCTGGGATAGGAGGAAAGGAAGATTTGCAACAGGGAAGTAGTCATGATAACGTTCTAATTCAAAAGCCTTCTGAGGGACAGAATGATGTGTTGACGGATACTGCAGTTCCTGCTGAGGATTGTGCTCCTGGTTTGAGAGAATTGAGGGTAAATATTGATGGAAGCATACCTTGCCCGCCAAATGCATTTGGTGGTTGCGGAGATTCTGTTCTTGAACTGAAGTCATTGTTGGAGGAGAATGTTATTTCTAACTTACTGGATAAGGCCAATTTAGTTATCAACAGTGAAGGAGTGCTGGAGGTTGGAGGTTCAAAATGTTCCTGCTTTTCTGACTTTGGTGAGATGAGCACTTGCACGTTGCGGAAATTGGCTTGTAGAGAGAACTCAAGGGACAACTACATATATTGCCCAAATGCTAGAGATGTTAAAAATGGAGATTTAGATCATTTCCAGGAGCACTGGTTGAAGGGTCAGCCTGTTATTGTTCGTGACGTGCTTGAGTCAACTTCTAAATTGAGCTGGGAACCAATGGTTATGTGGCGGGCTGTACGAGAAAAGAGAGAACAGGAAGAACCTGAGCGGCTTTCTGTTACAGCCCTTGAGTGCTTGTCATGGTCTGAG GTTGAAGTAAATACTCACTTATTTTTTAATGGATATTCCCGTGGAGCTGTTAGTCCAGAGGGTTTGCCCATGTTACTCAAGCTTAAAGATTGGCCACAACACGTCTCATTTGAGAAGCGACTGCCACGACATGGTGCTGAGttcaggtctgctctgccatttCGTGAATATACAGATCACGAATCTGGTCCCCTTAATCTAGCAGTGAAGCTTCCAGAGAAAGTCATAAAGCCAGACCTTGGTCCAAAAACATACATCGCGTACGGTGTTGCCCACGAATTAGGAATTGGTGATTCTGTCACCAAGCTTCATTGCGACATGTCTGATGCG GTCAACATCCTCACGCATACTGATGTATTAAAGCTCAAATCAAAACGGATTACAGCGATTGAGAAAAAGAAAATGAGTTTGGCCATAAAGGAAGATAACAGAAATCAAGCTTCTATTTCCAAGGAGAAAGCAGAAGGCATACTTAAGGAAAGGGAGAAGGTGGATCATGGTTCCAGCAGTGAAGATAAAAGTGAATCACCAGATAATACAGAAGGAACTTCTGAACCTACTGGTCGCAAGAAACGCCGAAGAGGTCCACCTCGTTCTTGTAGGGCATCAAAGAAAGAAAAGGAAACAAGCACAGATGGGGGGAAAAGAATTCGCATATCCCTTGAGAAAAAAGAAGATGGTGTCACCTTTGTAGAGGATAACCAGCCAGAGGGTGGCGCATTGTGGGATATATTCCGACGGGAAGATGTCAGCAAACTACAAGAGTATCTAATGAAGCATTCCATGGAGTTTAGGCATTACAATTATGAACCAGTGAAGCAG GTTATTCATCCTATACATGATCAGTGCTTTTACCTAACAAATGATCACAAGAGAAAGCTTAAGGAAGAATATG GAGTTGAGCCTTGGACATTTGAACAGAAGCTTGGTGATGCAGTCTTCATCCCTGCAGGATGTCCCCACCAAGTCAGAAATTTGAAG TCATGTATGAAGGTCGCACTTGACTTTGTTTCTCCGGAAAATGTTCAACAGTGCATGAGGCTGACGGAAGAATTTCGTTTGCTACCAAAAGGGCATAGGGTGAATGAAGATAAGCTAGAG ATTAAGAAGATTGCTTTTCATGCAATCAAACAAGCCATTGATGATATCACCAAAAAGGATGGCAATGAAG AAGAGGTCCCCGAGATGGTGAAAAGTGCAAAGCAAAAAACCAAagcgaaaggaaaaggaaagagAGGAACAGTAAAAGAATG CAGCTGTATTGATGAAGTTTTAGACCAACCTAGTCCAAGCGAACCTGCAGAGACGGAAGAGGGTAAAAAACTATCAGCTCAAGCTATGCCCGGAGCTGACATGGAGGAGCGCCAGGAACAAACAGCTCCGTACAGGTCTGTAGTTGAAGATGAAGCTGTAGAAACGAAAGAACACCTACAGAAATCAGGTCAAGCCATTTCTGAAGATGAAGTTGCACCTGCAGAAATGGAAGTGAAGTCGACTCAGCAGGGCTTGTCTGAAGTTAAAGGATCTGCAGAAGTGAAGCATGTTGCGAACTCTTGTGTTGGTCCTAGGGTCTACCCCAAGGGTCCATGCAGCTCCATTACAAGTCAGATTCTGGTCTATCAACGTCGCCAGAAGGGTCTCAGCTTAGATACAAGTCAGATTCTGCCAAAAAAGAAGGGTCTCAGCTCAGATACAAGTCAGAATCTGCCAAAAAAGAAGGGTCTCAGCTCTAGTCCAAGTCGGATTCGGGTCTATGAGCGTCGTCGCAAGGGTCACAGCTCTGGCCAAGTCAAGTCGTAG
- the LOC127294758 gene encoding lysine-specific demethylase JMJ27 isoform X3 has translation MPPKRGSGKRGRGRPRKTPAAAAAVIEVEDDEMAHEDMEETPQASAEENHKKKGEAEELPHPSAEDNDDQRVKDEILDASTDENNVEKGKEEMPRDSATRGGRRGRGRGRGRPPKTLAAAEENYKGLEDMPQASAEENGTQGTTEKSRPTRKRRRDPVADVSSLEPRTMRARKRRNAPMQKDETKKEKGTKKNDGTSNMCHQCQRNDSARTVRCQGCTDYTRRYCIKCIAHWYPHLTESDFVNSCPFCRNNCNCKTCLRADIIQKIDRWDVSAIDKIKCSLRIVHCLVPWLKDLHHEQMEEKSVEATIKGIDVCQLKIPQANYKESERIYCNNCSTSIVDFHRGCNKCTYDLCLSCSRELRHGPNHGAPAASGTVFTQPGIGGKEDLQQGSSHDNVLIQKPSEGQNDVLTDTAVPAEDCAPGLRELRVNIDGSIPCPPNAFGGCGDSVLELKSLLEENVISNLLDKANLVINSEGVLEVGGSKCSCFSDFGEMSTCTLRKLACRENSRDNYIYCPNARDVKNGDLDHFQEHWLKGQPVIVRDVLESTSKLSWEPMVMWRAVREKREQEEPERLSVTALECLSWSEVEVNTHLFFNGYSRGAVSPEGLPMLLKLKDWPQHVSFEKRLPRHGAEFRSALPFREYTDHESGPLNLAVKLPEKVIKPDLGPKTYIAYGVAHELGIGDSVTKLHCDMSDAVNILTHTDVLKLKSKRITAIEKKKMSLAIKEDNRNQASISKEKAEGILKEREKVDHGSSSEDKSESPDNTEGTSEPTGRKKRRRGPPRSCRASKKEKETSTDGGKRIRISLEKKEDGVTFVEDNQPEGGALWDIFRREDVSKLQEYLMKHSMEFRHYNYEPVKQVIHPIHDQCFYLTNDHKRKLKEEYGVEPWTFEQKLGDAVFIPAGCPHQVRNLKSCMKVALDFVSPENVQQCMRLTEEFRLLPKGHRVNEDKLEIKKIAFHAIKQAIDDITKKDGNEEVPEMVKSAKQKTKAKGKGKRGTVKECSCIDEVLDQPSPSEPAETEEGKKLSAQAMPGADMEERQEQTAPYRSVVEDEAVETKEHLQKSGQAISEDEVAPAEMEVKSTQQGLSEVKGSAEVKHVANSCVGPRVYPKGPCSSITSQILVYQRRQKGLSLDTSQILPKKKGLSSDTSQNLPKKKGLSSSPSRIRVYERRRKGHSSGQVKS, from the exons ATGCCGCCCAAGCGGGGAAGCGGGAAGCGCGGCCGGGGGAGGCCGCGCAAGactccagccgccgccgccgccgtcataGAG GTTGAAGACGACGAGATGGCGCACGAGGACATGGAAGAGACGCCACAAGCTTCTGCGGAG GAGAACCACAAGAAGAAGGGTGAAGCGGAGGAGTTGCCACATCCTTCTGCCGAG GATAACGATGACCAGAGAGTCAAGGATGAGATACTGGACGCGTCTACAGAT GAGAACAATGTGGAAAAGGGAAAGGAAGAGATGCCACGAGATTCTGCCACG AGGGGAGGTAGGCGTGGCCGTGGACGTGGACGCGGGAGGCCGCCCAAGACTCTGGCTGCTGCCGAG GAGAACTACAAGGGCTTGGAAGATATGCCACAGGCTTCTGCTGAG GAGAACGGCACACAAGGGACAACTGAAAAGTCAAGACCCACAAGAAAGCGTAGGAGGGATCCTGTTGCTGACGTCTCTTCTCTTGAGCCTCGGACCATGCGAGCTAGGAAGAGGCGGAATGCTCCGATGCAAAAAGATGAAACTAAGAAGGAAAAG GGTACAAAAAAGAACGATGGAACTTCAAACATGTGCCATCAATGTCAACGAAACGATAGTGCCAGAACTGTCCGGTGTCAAGGCTGCACAGATTATACGAGGAGATACTGCATTAAATGCATAGCTCATTG GTATCCACATTTAACAGAAAGTGATTTTGTGAATAGTTGTCCATTTTGTCGCAATAACTGCAACTGCAAGACTTGTCTCCGGGCAGATATAATACAGAAG ATTGACAGATGGGATGTATCAGCCATAGATAAAATTAAATGCTCACTTCGGATTGTGCACTGTTTGGTTCCATGGTTGAAAGACTTGCACCATGAGCAGATGGAAGAGAAAAGTGTTGAAGCAACGATTAAAG GCATCGATGTATGCCAATTGAAGATTCCTCAAGCTAACTATAAAGAAAGTGAGCGAATATACTG TAACAACTGCAGCACGTCAATAGTTGATTTTCACAGAGGCTGCAATAAATGTACCTATGATCTCTGCCTCAGCTGCTCCCGAGAGCTTCGTCATGGACCTAATCATGGTGCTCCTGCTGCAAGTGGCACGGTCTTTACACAGCCTGGGATAGGAGGAAAGGAAGATTTGCAACAGGGAAGTAGTCATGATAACGTTCTAATTCAAAAGCCTTCTGAGGGACAGAATGATGTGTTGACGGATACTGCAGTTCCTGCTGAGGATTGTGCTCCTGGTTTGAGAGAATTGAGGGTAAATATTGATGGAAGCATACCTTGCCCGCCAAATGCATTTGGTGGTTGCGGAGATTCTGTTCTTGAACTGAAGTCATTGTTGGAGGAGAATGTTATTTCTAACTTACTGGATAAGGCCAATTTAGTTATCAACAGTGAAGGAGTGCTGGAGGTTGGAGGTTCAAAATGTTCCTGCTTTTCTGACTTTGGTGAGATGAGCACTTGCACGTTGCGGAAATTGGCTTGTAGAGAGAACTCAAGGGACAACTACATATATTGCCCAAATGCTAGAGATGTTAAAAATGGAGATTTAGATCATTTCCAGGAGCACTGGTTGAAGGGTCAGCCTGTTATTGTTCGTGACGTGCTTGAGTCAACTTCTAAATTGAGCTGGGAACCAATGGTTATGTGGCGGGCTGTACGAGAAAAGAGAGAACAGGAAGAACCTGAGCGGCTTTCTGTTACAGCCCTTGAGTGCTTGTCATGGTCTGAG GTTGAAGTAAATACTCACTTATTTTTTAATGGATATTCCCGTGGAGCTGTTAGTCCAGAGGGTTTGCCCATGTTACTCAAGCTTAAAGATTGGCCACAACACGTCTCATTTGAGAAGCGACTGCCACGACATGGTGCTGAGttcaggtctgctctgccatttCGTGAATATACAGATCACGAATCTGGTCCCCTTAATCTAGCAGTGAAGCTTCCAGAGAAAGTCATAAAGCCAGACCTTGGTCCAAAAACATACATCGCGTACGGTGTTGCCCACGAATTAGGAATTGGTGATTCTGTCACCAAGCTTCATTGCGACATGTCTGATGCG GTCAACATCCTCACGCATACTGATGTATTAAAGCTCAAATCAAAACGGATTACAGCGATTGAGAAAAAGAAAATGAGTTTGGCCATAAAGGAAGATAACAGAAATCAAGCTTCTATTTCCAAGGAGAAAGCAGAAGGCATACTTAAGGAAAGGGAGAAGGTGGATCATGGTTCCAGCAGTGAAGATAAAAGTGAATCACCAGATAATACAGAAGGAACTTCTGAACCTACTGGTCGCAAGAAACGCCGAAGAGGTCCACCTCGTTCTTGTAGGGCATCAAAGAAAGAAAAGGAAACAAGCACAGATGGGGGGAAAAGAATTCGCATATCCCTTGAGAAAAAAGAAGATGGTGTCACCTTTGTAGAGGATAACCAGCCAGAGGGTGGCGCATTGTGGGATATATTCCGACGGGAAGATGTCAGCAAACTACAAGAGTATCTAATGAAGCATTCCATGGAGTTTAGGCATTACAATTATGAACCAGTGAAGCAG GTTATTCATCCTATACATGATCAGTGCTTTTACCTAACAAATGATCACAAGAGAAAGCTTAAGGAAGAATATG GAGTTGAGCCTTGGACATTTGAACAGAAGCTTGGTGATGCAGTCTTCATCCCTGCAGGATGTCCCCACCAAGTCAGAAATTTGAAG TCATGTATGAAGGTCGCACTTGACTTTGTTTCTCCGGAAAATGTTCAACAGTGCATGAGGCTGACGGAAGAATTTCGTTTGCTACCAAAAGGGCATAGGGTGAATGAAGATAAGCTAGAG ATTAAGAAGATTGCTTTTCATGCAATCAAACAAGCCATTGATGATATCACCAAAAAGGATGGCAATGAAG AGGTCCCCGAGATGGTGAAAAGTGCAAAGCAAAAAACCAAagcgaaaggaaaaggaaagagAGGAACAGTAAAAGAATG CAGCTGTATTGATGAAGTTTTAGACCAACCTAGTCCAAGCGAACCTGCAGAGACGGAAGAGGGTAAAAAACTATCAGCTCAAGCTATGCCCGGAGCTGACATGGAGGAGCGCCAGGAACAAACAGCTCCGTACAGGTCTGTAGTTGAAGATGAAGCTGTAGAAACGAAAGAACACCTACAGAAATCAGGTCAAGCCATTTCTGAAGATGAAGTTGCACCTGCAGAAATGGAAGTGAAGTCGACTCAGCAGGGCTTGTCTGAAGTTAAAGGATCTGCAGAAGTGAAGCATGTTGCGAACTCTTGTGTTGGTCCTAGGGTCTACCCCAAGGGTCCATGCAGCTCCATTACAAGTCAGATTCTGGTCTATCAACGTCGCCAGAAGGGTCTCAGCTTAGATACAAGTCAGATTCTGCCAAAAAAGAAGGGTCTCAGCTCAGATACAAGTCAGAATCTGCCAAAAAAGAAGGGTCTCAGCTCTAGTCCAAGTCGGATTCGGGTCTATGAGCGTCGTCGCAAGGGTCACAGCTCTGGCCAAGTCAAGTCGTAG
- the LOC127294758 gene encoding lysine-specific demethylase JMJ27 isoform X4: MPPKRGSGKRGRGRPRKTPAAAAAVIEVEDDEMAHEDMEETPQASAEENHKKKGEAEELPHPSAEDNDDQRVKDEILDASTDENNVEKGKEEMPRDSATRGGRRGRGRGRGRPPKTLAAAEENYKGLEDMPQASAEENGTQGTTEKSRPTRKRRRDPVADVSSLEPRTMRARKRRNAPMQKDETKKEKGTKKNDGTSNMCHQCQRNDSARTVRCQGCTDYTRRYCIKCIAHWYPHLTESDFVNSCPFCRNNCNCKTCLRADIIQKIDRWDVSAIDKIKCSLRIVHCLVPWLKDLHHEQMEEKSVEATIKGIDVCQLKIPQANYKESERIYCNNCSTSIVDFHRGCNKCTYDLCLSCSRELRHGPNHGAPAASGTVFTQPGIGGKEDLQQGSSHDNVLIQKPSEGQNDVLTDTAVPAEDCAPGLRELRVNIDGSIPCPPNAFGGCGDSVLELKSLLEENVISNLLDKANLVINSEGVLEVGGSKCSCFSDFGEMSTCTLRKLACRENSRDNYIYCPNARDVKNGDLDHFQEHWLKGQPVIVRDVLESTSKLSWEPMVMWRAVREKREQEEPERLSVTALECLSWSEVEVNTHLFFNGYSRGAVSPEGLPMLLKLKDWPQHVSFEKRLPRHGAEFRSALPFREYTDHESGPLNLAVKLPEKVIKPDLGPKTYIAYGVAHELGIGDSVTKLHCDMSDAVNILTHTDVLKLKSKRITAIEKKKMSLAIKEDNRNQASISKEKAEGILKEREKVDHGSSSEDKSESPDNTEGTSEPTGRKKRRRGPPRSCRASKKEKETSTDGGKRIRISLEKKEDGVTFVEDNQPEGGALWDIFRREDVSKLQEYLMKHSMEFRHYNYEPVKQVIHPIHDQCFYLTNDHKRKLKEEYGVEPWTFEQKLGDAVFIPAGCPHQVRNLKSCMKVALDFVSPENVQQCMRLTEEFRLLPKGHRVNEDKLEIKKIAFHAIKQAIDDITKKDGNEEVPEMVKSAKQKTKAKGKGKRGTVKECCIDEVLDQPSPSEPAETEEGKKLSAQAMPGADMEERQEQTAPYRSVVEDEAVETKEHLQKSGQAISEDEVAPAEMEVKSTQQGLSEVKGSAEVKHVANSCVGPRVYPKGPCSSITSQILVYQRRQKGLSLDTSQILPKKKGLSSDTSQNLPKKKGLSSSPSRIRVYERRRKGHSSGQVKS; encoded by the exons ATGCCGCCCAAGCGGGGAAGCGGGAAGCGCGGCCGGGGGAGGCCGCGCAAGactccagccgccgccgccgccgtcataGAG GTTGAAGACGACGAGATGGCGCACGAGGACATGGAAGAGACGCCACAAGCTTCTGCGGAG GAGAACCACAAGAAGAAGGGTGAAGCGGAGGAGTTGCCACATCCTTCTGCCGAG GATAACGATGACCAGAGAGTCAAGGATGAGATACTGGACGCGTCTACAGAT GAGAACAATGTGGAAAAGGGAAAGGAAGAGATGCCACGAGATTCTGCCACG AGGGGAGGTAGGCGTGGCCGTGGACGTGGACGCGGGAGGCCGCCCAAGACTCTGGCTGCTGCCGAG GAGAACTACAAGGGCTTGGAAGATATGCCACAGGCTTCTGCTGAG GAGAACGGCACACAAGGGACAACTGAAAAGTCAAGACCCACAAGAAAGCGTAGGAGGGATCCTGTTGCTGACGTCTCTTCTCTTGAGCCTCGGACCATGCGAGCTAGGAAGAGGCGGAATGCTCCGATGCAAAAAGATGAAACTAAGAAGGAAAAG GGTACAAAAAAGAACGATGGAACTTCAAACATGTGCCATCAATGTCAACGAAACGATAGTGCCAGAACTGTCCGGTGTCAAGGCTGCACAGATTATACGAGGAGATACTGCATTAAATGCATAGCTCATTG GTATCCACATTTAACAGAAAGTGATTTTGTGAATAGTTGTCCATTTTGTCGCAATAACTGCAACTGCAAGACTTGTCTCCGGGCAGATATAATACAGAAG ATTGACAGATGGGATGTATCAGCCATAGATAAAATTAAATGCTCACTTCGGATTGTGCACTGTTTGGTTCCATGGTTGAAAGACTTGCACCATGAGCAGATGGAAGAGAAAAGTGTTGAAGCAACGATTAAAG GCATCGATGTATGCCAATTGAAGATTCCTCAAGCTAACTATAAAGAAAGTGAGCGAATATACTG TAACAACTGCAGCACGTCAATAGTTGATTTTCACAGAGGCTGCAATAAATGTACCTATGATCTCTGCCTCAGCTGCTCCCGAGAGCTTCGTCATGGACCTAATCATGGTGCTCCTGCTGCAAGTGGCACGGTCTTTACACAGCCTGGGATAGGAGGAAAGGAAGATTTGCAACAGGGAAGTAGTCATGATAACGTTCTAATTCAAAAGCCTTCTGAGGGACAGAATGATGTGTTGACGGATACTGCAGTTCCTGCTGAGGATTGTGCTCCTGGTTTGAGAGAATTGAGGGTAAATATTGATGGAAGCATACCTTGCCCGCCAAATGCATTTGGTGGTTGCGGAGATTCTGTTCTTGAACTGAAGTCATTGTTGGAGGAGAATGTTATTTCTAACTTACTGGATAAGGCCAATTTAGTTATCAACAGTGAAGGAGTGCTGGAGGTTGGAGGTTCAAAATGTTCCTGCTTTTCTGACTTTGGTGAGATGAGCACTTGCACGTTGCGGAAATTGGCTTGTAGAGAGAACTCAAGGGACAACTACATATATTGCCCAAATGCTAGAGATGTTAAAAATGGAGATTTAGATCATTTCCAGGAGCACTGGTTGAAGGGTCAGCCTGTTATTGTTCGTGACGTGCTTGAGTCAACTTCTAAATTGAGCTGGGAACCAATGGTTATGTGGCGGGCTGTACGAGAAAAGAGAGAACAGGAAGAACCTGAGCGGCTTTCTGTTACAGCCCTTGAGTGCTTGTCATGGTCTGAG GTTGAAGTAAATACTCACTTATTTTTTAATGGATATTCCCGTGGAGCTGTTAGTCCAGAGGGTTTGCCCATGTTACTCAAGCTTAAAGATTGGCCACAACACGTCTCATTTGAGAAGCGACTGCCACGACATGGTGCTGAGttcaggtctgctctgccatttCGTGAATATACAGATCACGAATCTGGTCCCCTTAATCTAGCAGTGAAGCTTCCAGAGAAAGTCATAAAGCCAGACCTTGGTCCAAAAACATACATCGCGTACGGTGTTGCCCACGAATTAGGAATTGGTGATTCTGTCACCAAGCTTCATTGCGACATGTCTGATGCG GTCAACATCCTCACGCATACTGATGTATTAAAGCTCAAATCAAAACGGATTACAGCGATTGAGAAAAAGAAAATGAGTTTGGCCATAAAGGAAGATAACAGAAATCAAGCTTCTATTTCCAAGGAGAAAGCAGAAGGCATACTTAAGGAAAGGGAGAAGGTGGATCATGGTTCCAGCAGTGAAGATAAAAGTGAATCACCAGATAATACAGAAGGAACTTCTGAACCTACTGGTCGCAAGAAACGCCGAAGAGGTCCACCTCGTTCTTGTAGGGCATCAAAGAAAGAAAAGGAAACAAGCACAGATGGGGGGAAAAGAATTCGCATATCCCTTGAGAAAAAAGAAGATGGTGTCACCTTTGTAGAGGATAACCAGCCAGAGGGTGGCGCATTGTGGGATATATTCCGACGGGAAGATGTCAGCAAACTACAAGAGTATCTAATGAAGCATTCCATGGAGTTTAGGCATTACAATTATGAACCAGTGAAGCAG GTTATTCATCCTATACATGATCAGTGCTTTTACCTAACAAATGATCACAAGAGAAAGCTTAAGGAAGAATATG GAGTTGAGCCTTGGACATTTGAACAGAAGCTTGGTGATGCAGTCTTCATCCCTGCAGGATGTCCCCACCAAGTCAGAAATTTGAAG TCATGTATGAAGGTCGCACTTGACTTTGTTTCTCCGGAAAATGTTCAACAGTGCATGAGGCTGACGGAAGAATTTCGTTTGCTACCAAAAGGGCATAGGGTGAATGAAGATAAGCTAGAG ATTAAGAAGATTGCTTTTCATGCAATCAAACAAGCCATTGATGATATCACCAAAAAGGATGGCAATGAAG AGGTCCCCGAGATGGTGAAAAGTGCAAAGCAAAAAACCAAagcgaaaggaaaaggaaagagAGGAACAGTAAAAGAATG CTGTATTGATGAAGTTTTAGACCAACCTAGTCCAAGCGAACCTGCAGAGACGGAAGAGGGTAAAAAACTATCAGCTCAAGCTATGCCCGGAGCTGACATGGAGGAGCGCCAGGAACAAACAGCTCCGTACAGGTCTGTAGTTGAAGATGAAGCTGTAGAAACGAAAGAACACCTACAGAAATCAGGTCAAGCCATTTCTGAAGATGAAGTTGCACCTGCAGAAATGGAAGTGAAGTCGACTCAGCAGGGCTTGTCTGAAGTTAAAGGATCTGCAGAAGTGAAGCATGTTGCGAACTCTTGTGTTGGTCCTAGGGTCTACCCCAAGGGTCCATGCAGCTCCATTACAAGTCAGATTCTGGTCTATCAACGTCGCCAGAAGGGTCTCAGCTTAGATACAAGTCAGATTCTGCCAAAAAAGAAGGGTCTCAGCTCAGATACAAGTCAGAATCTGCCAAAAAAGAAGGGTCTCAGCTCTAGTCCAAGTCGGATTCGGGTCTATGAGCGTCGTCGCAAGGGTCACAGCTCTGGCCAAGTCAAGTCGTAG